Below is a window of Dioscorea cayenensis subsp. rotundata cultivar TDr96_F1 unplaced genomic scaffold, TDr96_F1_v2_PseudoChromosome.rev07_lg8_w22 25.fasta BLBR01001722.1, whole genome shotgun sequence DNA.
CATTAAATTATCAAACTTAGAGGATGTTTCCTACCTAAAATAatagagtatataaaaaaaaaacctccagAGATGTTTGACCTTCTAAACTTGAACAACTTTCTTAAAAAGGTATAGGTATAGAGAGTCAAATACGGGCGGGAAAACACGTATCAAGTGTTAAAACTGGCAAACCTAATTTATCATCAATATATTTCTGTGTCAATGATCACAATTTTCAGCATCTTTCACAAAGAAAAAATGTGCAAGAGCGCAATTAATTAATCAGGAAATGAAAGACTTATGGAGAAAAATCCACTCTCTTGATGGAACAAGCATTTCAGTAAACAACCACATACgaaaatgataatataaaaacctgaaaaagaaaaatagcacAATATGAGtgaattttcatataatatgcTCTTGACTTAAAATCAGGAAAGAAGATAAAAGAGTACATGAATTGTTTCTTGTAAATCAAAGATCAATTTCTAATTTtccaaagagaaagaagacctgagaaatcaattttaaatattggaagaagacaagaaaacaagaaaggtacttttttttccttgcatataattaaatgaaggaaaataaatGGATAAAATTTTCTGCCCGTTTCCATTTATATTGTTCTCTTCCTTTTCCTCTAACAACAGAGattatcaacaaagaaaaatgcaATTCCATAGCAGacatcttttccttttttttccagaaaataaaaaaaaacttgaaaaaaaaagattcaatatTTCCCAAACCAAAAGAATAAAACTGTTCAGAAAACAAATGGAAAACAATTTGATTAACAGAAAGACTCGTCAAATCAAAATCCATGCCCAAATTTCTGCTCAGGGAACCATAAAATTCATTCATCAAACAAACAAGATCCCAAATTTCACACAAGCAGgcacaaattaaaaagaaaacacagagaAAGAGGAAAATTTTCCCAATTCCTCACGAACCTGATCAAACCTGCGTCTGGAAGTCAGCGCAAACTGGAGGCCGCGAGCAAGGTCTCGATCATACATCGCCCGGCGGCAAGGATCGGACAGCGTCTCGTAAGCCTCCTGAACCTCAATAAACCTGCGAGTGTACTCCTCGGCGAGATCCGGCGGCGAGACATCAGGATGATACTTCCTGGCCATCTGCTTGTAAGCCCTTTTAATCTCCTCCAAGCTCCCACCTTGAGAGATCCCAAGTAGATCGTAGAAGCTGGTGCCCAAGCAGCCTCCCTTCTCCACAGCTGCGCGGGCCTTGAAGGCGGCGAAGCGGAGAGAGGAGGGTTTGAGGGGGAGGATGATCCAGGGGATCGCCGGAGAGGATGCGGCACGGCGGCGGTGGGGGAGGCCAGTGATGGTGGTCGGTCCGGAGAAAACGCCGCAGCTCATTGTGGgttggtttaataaaaaaaaaaaaagcagcaatttttaagaatttatagAGGGAGCCTGAAAGAAGTATTGGATTGGAAGGGGCCCACCATGTTTGCTTTATGCGGTATAGCTAAGGTCTATCTAAGGTTTGTGTTCATTCTATTTATTGTTCATTCTATTTATAACGTTTACATGGTACATTCTTTTCAATGCCATGTGTTGCTAACTTGTATCTTTGCAAATGTAtcttattctattattattaatattaattagaatattattattattattattattattattattattttacttttattgctAATCTACCTTGAGTCAAATTTTACttgaaaaaattttcttattgtttttcaacatttttattttgactaTTAAGGCCTCAAACCTATAGTAATGACTAATaaagctttttgtttttaattcttttaactCTTTAGTCGAATCAgttatttaacaatttttattaaattcaatgTCTAATTGCccctttgtctttgttttttggTGGAAAATTTTAGCAAATTGTCGAGAAATCTTCTGATTAAATTTGGCTAGTAGTTGCCATGGAGGCATTCCTGATCATCACAATCGCTTATGGTTGCGCTTACCTATCTACTTTCCATCTCTATAGATTCATTCGTTGTTGTGGTAAGGAGGCACCGAGAAGGGTATGCCATTGACTTCACAATTGTGACACTATGGCAGTCAGTGCTAGAGAGCATATGCAGTCGTTAGTGCTTATAGCTGACTCCATTGGGGTAAGATACACCATCCTGAACGAGTACATGACCACTTGTTGGATTGTGGGGGAAGGTGGCTTCCACATGATGTGCACTATCCATAACTAGTATAAGAAGCAGTTTATTGAGATTGAGGTTGATGTCATGAAGGGCACACTTGAGATGGCCACTTCTGCAGCATTCACAATGTAATCTTCCTGTACCAGATTGTGTACTGTTTGTG
It encodes the following:
- the LOC120256918 gene encoding chaperone protein dnaJ 20, chloroplastic-like codes for the protein MSCGVFSGPTTITGLPHRRRAASSPAIPWIILPLKPSSLRFAAFKARAAVEKGGCLGTSFYDLLGISQGGSLEEIKRAYKQMARKYHPDVSPPDLAEEYTRRFIEVQEAYETLSDPCRRAMYDRDLARGLQFALTSRRRFDQDLEEKSMWKNRWQDQLESLKSRSMSNNSTANLSWAARIRKQRVAESSSTK